A stretch of the uncultured Desulfobacter sp. genome encodes the following:
- a CDS encoding response regulator gives MIELGKFSLGTKSGLKETGLKLFEMSTWFGFDDIQAAKFATIFTELISWEDEHKDKKTQAEILLERQEYGHAIHVRIEPFDHVKKTLAASYFSHSDVSGINGDQTCFTGEKKLPDPDFSLSQSLIEKTREMLGAPLKEELLHDLLKKNQELKEAQQKTKMATLELKNQVAELARAKRAMLNIMDDLDEAKKQAESATQAKSDFLANMSHEIRTPMNAIIGMTHLALKTELTPKQTDYLNKIDGAANALLGLINDILDFSKIEAGKLDMESVDFSIDSVMSQASDLAAVKTSEKGLELLVRIAPNLPKMLTGDPLRLKQILVNLAGNAAKFTEKGEVLMTCRIAKRYEQSVLLKFSVKDTGIGMTKEQQSNLFQAFSQADTSTTRKYGGTGLGLTISKRLAEMMGGNIGVSSECGKGSTFFFTARFGISDNNMTFKQVETDDQLHQMRVLVVDDNATAREIFESYLGAMGFRTVSLSTGADAIDLIQRDSKTDPFQMMLIDWQMPGMDGVETTRAIMALPNLEPKPKIIMATAYDRTEAGEQSKGVGLDGIIVKPVTQSELFDAIMVAFGRRIQIKSRRDQQPYHRKIEQIRGARILLVEDNEINQEVAVEILQGAGLIVDVADNGKEGVHAALEKNYDLVLMDIQMPVMGGMEATKKIREVKTAQTLPIIAMTAHAMSGDREKSLKVGMQEHVTKPINPQELFKALVQWIKPAKRDVPLPVPAPEQSEAQSEVQKDEQTFDGLPESLPGIDMVQGLDRINNNKKLYKHLLLKVKRDYADAAEQLDSLIKENAFEDARRLAHSIKGVAGNLGAKKLQAAAQVVEAKLKSNPNQELPDKKEMARFAQEMAIVQEGLAVLKQEETPLSIPSKIADTTELIQCIERLIPFLKKRQAKQIKLNVAKINTLGWPKAFLNDLQKINKLAGRYKFKEILPIAEAVHEKLQTHQEKNT, from the coding sequence ATGATCGAACTTGGAAAATTCTCATTGGGTACAAAATCAGGGTTGAAAGAAACCGGGTTAAAACTTTTCGAAATGTCAACCTGGTTTGGATTCGATGACATTCAGGCTGCTAAATTCGCAACGATTTTCACGGAGTTGATCTCGTGGGAAGATGAGCACAAAGATAAAAAAACACAGGCCGAAATCTTATTGGAACGTCAGGAATACGGGCATGCCATACACGTCAGAATCGAACCGTTTGATCACGTCAAAAAAACGTTGGCCGCAAGCTATTTCAGCCATAGCGATGTATCCGGGATCAATGGAGACCAGACATGCTTTACCGGCGAAAAAAAACTGCCGGATCCGGACTTTTCTCTGTCGCAATCCCTGATTGAAAAGACCCGGGAGATGCTGGGAGCGCCCCTAAAAGAAGAGCTGCTCCATGACTTGTTAAAAAAAAATCAGGAACTCAAAGAAGCCCAGCAAAAAACAAAAATGGCGACCCTGGAACTTAAAAATCAGGTGGCGGAGCTGGCCAGGGCCAAACGCGCCATGCTCAACATCATGGACGATCTTGATGAAGCCAAAAAACAGGCGGAATCCGCCACCCAGGCCAAAAGTGATTTTCTGGCCAACATGAGCCATGAAATCAGAACACCCATGAACGCCATCATCGGTATGACCCACCTGGCGCTTAAAACTGAATTGACCCCCAAACAGACCGATTATTTGAACAAAATCGACGGGGCCGCCAATGCCCTTTTGGGATTAATCAATGATATTCTGGATTTTTCCAAAATCGAAGCGGGTAAACTGGATATGGAGTCAGTGGATTTTTCAATTGATTCGGTCATGTCACAAGCCTCGGATCTGGCAGCGGTCAAAACATCGGAAAAGGGATTGGAACTGCTTGTACGAATTGCCCCGAATTTGCCCAAGATGTTGACAGGCGATCCCTTGCGCCTGAAACAGATTCTGGTGAATCTGGCCGGCAATGCCGCCAAATTCACGGAAAAAGGGGAAGTGCTCATGACATGTCGCATTGCCAAACGGTATGAACAGAGTGTCCTGCTCAAGTTCTCCGTTAAAGACACCGGCATCGGCATGACAAAAGAGCAGCAAAGCAATTTATTCCAGGCATTTTCCCAGGCGGACACATCCACCACCCGCAAGTATGGCGGAACAGGCCTGGGGCTGACCATTTCAAAACGCTTGGCTGAAATGATGGGAGGGAACATCGGCGTCTCTTCTGAATGCGGAAAAGGATCAACGTTCTTTTTTACGGCACGATTCGGCATTTCGGACAACAACATGACGTTCAAACAGGTTGAAACCGATGATCAACTGCACCAAATGCGGGTATTGGTGGTGGATGACAATGCCACAGCCCGGGAAATATTCGAATCATATCTGGGGGCCATGGGATTCAGGACGGTCAGCCTATCCACTGGCGCCGACGCCATTGATCTGATTCAACGCGATTCAAAGACAGATCCGTTTCAAATGATGCTCATTGACTGGCAGATGCCGGGCATGGACGGCGTGGAGACCACTCGGGCAATCATGGCATTACCCAATCTTGAACCAAAACCCAAAATCATTATGGCAACAGCCTATGACCGCACTGAAGCGGGAGAGCAGTCAAAGGGAGTGGGGTTAGACGGCATCATTGTCAAACCTGTTACTCAGTCTGAGCTGTTTGATGCCATCATGGTCGCCTTTGGCCGAAGGATTCAAATCAAATCACGCCGTGACCAGCAGCCCTATCACCGGAAAATTGAACAAATCCGTGGCGCGCGGATTCTTCTGGTGGAAGACAATGAGATCAACCAGGAGGTTGCGGTGGAAATTCTACAGGGGGCGGGCTTGATTGTGGACGTTGCCGACAATGGGAAAGAGGGGGTTCATGCAGCCCTTGAAAAAAATTATGACCTGGTTTTAATGGACATCCAAATGCCGGTGATGGGCGGCATGGAGGCGACAAAAAAGATCAGAGAGGTAAAAACGGCCCAAACCCTTCCCATTATTGCCATGACCGCCCATGCCATGTCCGGAGACCGGGAAAAAAGCCTTAAAGTCGGCATGCAGGAACATGTCACCAAACCCATCAATCCGCAGGAGTTGTTCAAGGCATTGGTCCAATGGATAAAGCCTGCAAAAAGAGACGTCCCCCTGCCTGTTCCGGCCCCAGAACAATCAGAAGCCCAATCCGAAGTCCAAAAGGATGAACAGACCTTTGATGGATTGCCGGAATCGCTGCCGGGCATTGATATGGTCCAGGGGTTAGACCGAATCAACAACAATAAAAAATTATACAAACACTTACTGCTGAAAGTTAAAAGAGATTATGCAGATGCGGCAGAACAGCTCGATTCATTGATAAAAGAAAATGCCTTTGAAGACGCCCGGCGCCTGGCGCACTCCATCAAGGGTGTTGCCGGAAATCTGGGGGCGAAAAAACTTCAGGCAGCAGCACAGGTTGTTGAGGCTAAACTGAAATCCAACCCAAACCAGGAACTGCCGGATAAAAAAGAGATGGCACGGTTTGCTCAGGAAATGGCCATCGTTCAGGAGGGGCTCGCCGTACTGAAGCAAGAGGAAACACCGTTGAGCATTCCATCCAAAATCGCGGATACCACGGAACTGATTCAATGCATTGAACGGCTGATCCCTTTTCTGAAAAAACGTCAGGCCAAACAGATAAAACTCAATGTAGCTAAAATCAATACGCTGGGATGGCCAAAAGCGTTTTTAAATGATCTTCAAAAAATCAACAAACTTGCCGGCCGCTATAAATTTAAAGAAATTTTGCCCATTGCCGAGGCTGTTCACGAAAAGCTTCAAACACATCAAGAAAAAAACACCTAA
- a CDS encoding SpoIIE family protein phosphatase, whose protein sequence is MRLNGQIIDFHIEKKALTGEPDECGDIGFVKAYDNFCFLALVDVLGHGKHAAQVARLSKEYLAQNYSKPLTEIINGLHQCLKGTRGAVAAACRLDIDTGMLQYSGMGNIHLRLFGTSQVTLVTKDGIVGYMMPSPAQSETRMMPGDILVMTSDGIKEHFDPNAYPGITTGRAEDICNNFITNLGKGSDDLSCIVLRVGV, encoded by the coding sequence ATGAGACTAAACGGGCAGATCATTGATTTTCACATAGAAAAAAAAGCGTTGACCGGAGAGCCGGACGAGTGTGGGGATATCGGCTTTGTCAAAGCGTACGACAATTTTTGTTTCCTTGCCCTGGTGGATGTGCTCGGACATGGAAAACATGCGGCGCAAGTGGCACGGCTTTCAAAAGAGTACCTGGCCCAAAATTATTCAAAGCCGTTGACCGAAATTATCAACGGTCTGCATCAGTGTTTAAAGGGAACCCGGGGTGCCGTGGCGGCCGCCTGCAGACTCGATATAGACACGGGGATGCTTCAATATTCAGGAATGGGGAATATTCATCTGCGATTATTCGGAACAAGCCAGGTAACCCTTGTCACAAAAGACGGCATTGTGGGCTATATGATGCCCTCCCCTGCCCAGTCCGAAACCCGGATGATGCCCGGAGATATTCTGGTTATGACCTCTGACGGGATCAAAGAACACTTTGATCCCAATGCCTACCCAGGCATCACCACGGGCCGTGCCGAGGATATCTGCAACAATTTCATCACCAATCTTGGGAAAGGATCTGATGATCTATCATGCATTGTATTGAGGGTCGGCGTATGA
- a CDS encoding anti-sigma regulatory factor, with translation MNFIDERVTFDLYEPSDNAQVVYSARKILAEMHFGETAQYLIASAVSELSTNIIRYARKGKITLSIIHRGDKIGFKVNAQDQGPGINNMKMAMKENYSSGNGLGLGLPSVKRIMDDFQIRSTPGVGTQITAIKWMD, from the coding sequence ATGAATTTTATAGATGAACGGGTGACCTTTGATTTATATGAGCCCTCGGACAACGCCCAGGTCGTGTACAGTGCCAGAAAAATTTTAGCTGAAATGCATTTTGGAGAAACAGCACAGTATTTGATTGCTTCAGCGGTTTCAGAATTATCCACCAATATTATCCGGTATGCGCGAAAGGGAAAAATTACCTTAAGCATCATTCACCGTGGTGACAAGATAGGGTTTAAGGTCAATGCCCAGGATCAGGGTCCAGGCATAAACAATATGAAAATGGCCATGAAAGAAAACTACAGTTCCGGAAACGGACTTGGACTCGGCCTGCCCAGTGTAAAGCGGATTATGGATGATTTTCAGATTCGATCGACACCCGGTGTGGGCACTCAGATAACAGCAATCAAATGGATGGATTAA
- a CDS encoding STAS domain-containing protein, which produces MNEASNASGSTIHQVNNCLIASLTRYSDENSILRIREALLKQLTRKRAKGVIIDLSDVTILNSNEFALLKNAARAIAMMGTTPVFSGFRPGVAASLVDLDTGFDDIITARNIDDAFKWLTTFALD; this is translated from the coding sequence ATGAATGAAGCATCGAACGCATCCGGTTCAACAATTCATCAGGTCAACAATTGCCTGATTGCATCTTTAACCCGTTACTCGGATGAAAACAGCATTTTAAGGATAAGGGAAGCGCTCCTAAAACAGCTGACAAGAAAACGGGCAAAAGGTGTCATCATCGACCTATCTGACGTGACAATTCTGAATTCAAACGAATTTGCTCTCTTGAAAAATGCAGCCAGGGCCATTGCCATGATGGGTACGACCCCGGTTTTTTCAGGGTTTCGACCAGGCGTTGCCGCGTCGTTAGTGGATCTGGATACCGGCTTTGATGATATTATAACCGCAAGAAACATTGATGATGCCTTTAAGTGGTTAACCACCTTTGCGTTGGATTAA
- a CDS encoding PAS domain-containing protein, which yields MNNPDIDQIDGELAVDILQQLPTPIMAVNREMRVIFVNRAGLNMLGKSWQEIKMMPCRDVFQSRHCGTEECRMKQVMEGGQSFTTRNEMKVNDRFIPIEYTAAAMKDEDGNIVGGLEYILDITERVRQEKKLKEQSRTIMEISTPAIKLWDRVVILPVVGVVDSLRAQQMMNTMLSKIMETAAKVIILDIQGVAAVDTAVANHLIKIAKATKLMGCRCIISGISPAVAETLVQLGIELGDIATNSTLQDALSDAFRLMGLKVKQKGANE from the coding sequence ATGAATAATCCGGACATCGATCAAATTGATGGAGAGTTGGCAGTCGACATCCTCCAGCAGCTCCCTACCCCGATTATGGCGGTTAACCGTGAGATGAGGGTCATTTTCGTAAACAGGGCCGGACTTAACATGCTTGGAAAATCCTGGCAAGAGATCAAAATGATGCCATGCCGTGATGTCTTTCAATCGCGTCATTGCGGAACTGAAGAGTGCCGGATGAAACAGGTCATGGAAGGGGGACAGTCCTTTACCACCCGCAATGAAATGAAAGTGAACGACAGATTTATCCCCATTGAATACACCGCGGCTGCCATGAAAGATGAGGACGGAAACATTGTGGGCGGTCTGGAATATATTCTTGATATCACAGAGCGGGTCAGGCAGGAAAAAAAACTCAAAGAGCAGAGCCGGACCATCATGGAGATATCAACACCGGCCATCAAACTTTGGGACAGGGTCGTGATTCTTCCGGTGGTGGGGGTGGTGGACTCCCTGCGGGCCCAGCAAATGATGAATACCATGCTCTCCAAAATCATGGAAACCGCGGCAAAGGTGATCATCCTGGACATCCAGGGGGTGGCGGCCGTGGATACGGCTGTGGCCAATCATTTGATTAAAATCGCCAAAGCCACGAAATTGATGGGATGCCGCTGCATTATCTCCGGCATTTCCCCGGCGGTTGCCGAAACCCTTGTCCAGTTAGGTATCGAGCTTGGGGATATCGCCACCAATTCAACGCTTCAGGATGCACTTTCAGATGCGTTCAGGCTGATGGGGTTAAAGGTAAAACAAAAGGGTGCAAATGAATGA
- a CDS encoding response regulator, with protein sequence MTKDFNHSILIVDDEEKIGKALERLIKKTGARSFYASSGSQALDFIQTSEEPLSMILSDQRMPGMEGTQFLEKARAITPDTIRFLITGYADIDSVSDAVNRGAVHRFITKPWDNDDLLEMIKSGLQYYELVVENRNLFALAKKQNIRLYNLSQELKQKAAVHKRVIVRKEKQIVQLKKRLAKGIDEADFFEQIEKLLDENQMLEKDRIVLCYWAVIKDFFLRFKDLAARDGFLMPTETEPDHKV encoded by the coding sequence ATGACCAAAGATTTTAATCATTCAATTCTGATCGTTGATGATGAGGAAAAAATCGGAAAAGCACTTGAACGTCTGATCAAAAAGACCGGTGCCCGTTCTTTTTACGCATCTTCGGGCTCCCAGGCTCTGGATTTCATCCAAACATCAGAAGAACCGCTCTCCATGATACTTTCGGACCAGAGGATGCCGGGGATGGAAGGTACCCAGTTTTTGGAAAAGGCCAGGGCCATTACCCCGGATACCATTCGATTTCTGATTACCGGCTATGCAGATATCGATTCGGTTTCAGATGCGGTAAATCGCGGCGCGGTTCATCGGTTTATTACAAAGCCCTGGGACAATGATGATTTATTGGAGATGATTAAATCTGGGTTGCAATATTACGAATTGGTTGTTGAGAACCGGAATTTATTTGCGCTGGCTAAAAAACAAAATATTCGCCTTTATAATTTGAGCCAGGAGCTCAAACAAAAGGCGGCAGTGCATAAACGGGTGATTGTACGAAAAGAGAAGCAGATCGTTCAGCTGAAAAAACGATTGGCGAAAGGCATTGATGAGGCAGATTTTTTTGAGCAGATAGAAAAATTGCTTGACGAAAATCAGATGCTTGAAAAAGATAGAATTGTGTTATGCTACTGGGCTGTAATCAAAGATTTTTTCCTGAGATTTAAAGATCTTGCTGCGCGTGACGGGTTTCTTATGCCCACAGAAACCGAACCGGACCACAAAGTGTAA
- a CDS encoding flagellar assembly protein A: MRSRSKGAFIIETKQQENKILIIDPQGIIEKKTGLLSEKGFEVECFNSPADGLARLAQESAFPYFLIIEGCVEIENGQKTILARAKEISPDTQRLLVGAPFALPSFVNAINFAGIHACLPLPFTDEDLLVQVRLRHDEYLAGRKIKSLQKTIQRQNKQLFQIAGNLRKKETLYAEQIQQKEKEIRVLESRLKSLFGDNELESGPKLKTLLEKENISLNALAFRQAFDDLKKRVRDIFLTIISKSEQSEALMLSEKEFIHALAQHSDQLDETIDTTEYESLAGLLTPVLLNLMIWRVNRDPEGISDEKQQDVLKYFSIDFLDNRTQAYIRLNKDAPEGMTVYMIEQLLHKNGIIFGLIEESSIEEWLYGDARTGEKLLIAEGKQPVSPTQGEVHYYFPSNFRRAGRINPDGSIDYRDRGEVPHVEAGIMLASKIFPKPGEPGIDVKGMEIPVPEPVDQAFSAGPGTRYNEDKTEIFSTIGGQPHLDVMGVVSVNKEFRIKGDVGFETGNIDFNGNVIVPGTVKEGFKVKCVSLTAREICGAQVDVSGDLNVSMGIVDTDLINVKGNIQAKYIHNCTINSFGDLTVHKEIVDSTIYLSGACDNERGVILNSTLSAKGGIKAGAVGNESAAPSILTVGVDEHVIRLEDKIKSRLTMNRDTIHELSSEISQMKEVDKWLHGTITENAHVQDRSLIEIRELENKRAALDGTKDAAELKSISDGIQKLEKKAKYAGEKINEWFERQDQIHHDISAKELKIEGLENLNRLLVEQLENLEQISNKSASVPVLNISKHIQSKTKIKAPHSFKIVDRSCARCDIRERSKNEGGIVYYIMDIT, encoded by the coding sequence TTGCGTTCCAGAAGCAAAGGGGCCTTTATCATCGAAACTAAACAACAGGAAAACAAAATCCTGATAATCGACCCGCAGGGTATAATTGAAAAGAAAACCGGGCTGTTATCGGAAAAAGGATTTGAGGTGGAGTGTTTTAACTCTCCCGCCGACGGCCTGGCACGTTTGGCCCAGGAGTCAGCATTCCCATATTTTCTGATTATTGAGGGATGTGTTGAAATAGAAAATGGACAAAAAACGATCCTTGCAAGGGCCAAAGAAATATCACCGGACACCCAGCGACTCTTGGTCGGAGCGCCTTTCGCACTGCCCTCTTTTGTTAATGCGATAAATTTTGCCGGGATTCATGCGTGTCTGCCTTTGCCCTTTACGGACGAAGACCTGCTTGTTCAGGTCAGACTGCGGCATGATGAATATCTGGCCGGCAGAAAAATAAAAAGCCTCCAGAAGACGATTCAACGCCAGAATAAGCAGTTGTTTCAGATCGCTGGAAATTTGAGAAAGAAAGAGACGCTGTATGCGGAGCAGATTCAACAAAAAGAAAAGGAAATCAGAGTTCTGGAATCCAGGCTCAAAAGCCTTTTCGGGGACAATGAATTAGAATCCGGGCCAAAGCTTAAAACCCTGTTGGAAAAAGAAAATATTAGTTTAAATGCATTGGCCTTCCGGCAGGCATTTGATGATTTAAAAAAACGCGTTAGAGACATCTTTTTAACCATTATTTCAAAAAGCGAACAGTCTGAGGCGTTGATGCTTTCAGAAAAAGAGTTTATTCATGCCCTGGCACAACATTCTGATCAATTGGATGAAACCATTGATACCACGGAATACGAATCCCTTGCCGGTTTGCTGACCCCGGTGCTTTTGAATTTAATGATTTGGCGGGTTAATCGTGACCCGGAAGGTATTTCGGACGAAAAACAGCAAGATGTCCTAAAATATTTCAGCATCGATTTTTTAGATAACAGGACCCAGGCTTATATTCGGCTTAACAAAGATGCTCCGGAAGGGATGACGGTTTACATGATAGAACAGCTTCTTCATAAAAACGGGATTATTTTTGGACTCATCGAAGAATCGTCCATCGAAGAATGGCTTTATGGAGATGCCAGAACGGGAGAAAAGCTGCTTATTGCTGAGGGAAAGCAGCCTGTTTCGCCAACCCAGGGAGAAGTTCACTATTATTTCCCAAGCAATTTCAGGCGTGCAGGCAGAATAAATCCGGATGGAAGCATAGATTACAGAGACAGGGGCGAAGTGCCCCATGTGGAAGCGGGTATTATGCTGGCCTCAAAGATATTCCCTAAGCCCGGGGAACCCGGTATAGATGTTAAAGGCATGGAAATACCGGTGCCGGAGCCTGTGGATCAGGCTTTTTCCGCAGGGCCGGGTACCCGGTATAATGAAGACAAGACTGAAATTTTTTCAACCATAGGAGGTCAACCCCACTTGGATGTTATGGGGGTTGTCTCTGTTAACAAAGAATTCAGGATAAAAGGTGATGTCGGATTTGAAACCGGCAATATTGATTTCAATGGTAATGTCATTGTGCCGGGTACGGTCAAAGAAGGTTTTAAGGTTAAGTGCGTTTCACTCACAGCCAGGGAAATTTGCGGCGCACAGGTCGATGTGTCAGGAGATTTGAACGTATCAATGGGCATTGTGGATACAGATCTTATCAATGTTAAAGGCAATATCCAGGCCAAATACATTCACAATTGTACCATAAATTCCTTTGGGGATTTGACGGTGCACAAAGAGATCGTTGATTCCACCATTTATTTGAGCGGGGCCTGCGATAATGAAAGGGGCGTCATTCTTAATTCGACCCTGTCGGCAAAGGGCGGGATTAAAGCCGGTGCTGTAGGTAATGAATCTGCCGCACCATCGATTCTGACTGTTGGGGTTGATGAGCATGTAATCCGATTGGAGGATAAAATAAAATCCAGACTTACAATGAACAGGGATACGATTCATGAGCTTTCATCGGAGATCAGTCAGATGAAAGAGGTGGACAAGTGGCTTCACGGCACCATAACCGAGAATGCCCACGTTCAGGATCGGTCACTAATAGAGATTCGGGAACTTGAGAACAAAAGGGCCGCTTTGGACGGAACAAAAGATGCCGCTGAATTAAAAAGTATTTCCGATGGGATTCAAAAATTGGAAAAAAAAGCGAAATATGCAGGGGAAAAAATTAATGAATGGTTTGAACGTCAGGACCAGATACATCATGATATTTCAGCAAAAGAGCTTAAAATCGAGGGGTTGGAAAATTTAAACAGGCTGCTTGTTGAACAATTAGAAAATCTAGAACAGATTTCAAATAAGTCCGCGTCTGTACCTGTGCTGAATATATCAAAGCACATTCAGTCCAAAACAAAAATTAAGGCCCCCCATTCGTTTAAAATCGTGGACAGGTCCTGCGCTCGATGTGACATAAGGGAAAGGAGTAAGAATGAAGGCGGCATTGTCTATTATATAATGGATATCACTTAA
- a CDS encoding M48 family metallopeptidase: protein MDYKPLRPQSNDNISQDSPVKEALVLLSGIIAFFLFAYFILGFLVDWAVARISPEMEAAIFSRFQIPLNLGPPEDQRGQASLQHLTDELRQCCDVDYPVKIIVIPSDTANALALAGGTIVVFSGIFDMIRSENGIAFVLAHELGHFKHRDHLRGMGRGIVLTALSALLTGSGSSITQLTAPGVHLTQARYSRQREAMADAQALETLVCYYGHAGGAIEFFQALGAAHDPGRLMAYFASHPECKARIRALKTTIQDRHFAIRTVTPLPEGLESNQDSP, encoded by the coding sequence ATGGATTATAAGCCGTTACGGCCCCAAAGCAACGACAATATTTCCCAAGACAGCCCGGTCAAAGAGGCGTTGGTGCTGTTGTCCGGCATAATTGCCTTTTTTCTTTTTGCCTATTTCATACTCGGATTTCTGGTGGACTGGGCCGTCGCCCGCATTTCGCCTGAAATGGAAGCTGCTATCTTTTCCCGGTTCCAGATCCCTTTAAACCTCGGCCCCCCGGAAGATCAACGCGGTCAGGCCTCGCTTCAGCATCTTACGGATGAATTACGACAATGCTGCGATGTTGATTATCCTGTGAAAATTATCGTTATTCCCTCGGACACAGCCAATGCCCTGGCGCTTGCCGGAGGAACCATTGTGGTGTTTTCAGGCATTTTTGACATGATCCGTTCGGAAAACGGGATTGCCTTTGTTCTGGCCCATGAACTGGGACATTTCAAACATCGGGATCATCTTCGGGGTATGGGCCGCGGCATTGTACTTACAGCACTTTCAGCACTTTTGACAGGGTCCGGTTCAAGCATCACCCAACTGACGGCACCGGGTGTCCATTTAACCCAGGCCCGATATTCCAGGCAGCGGGAAGCCATGGCCGACGCCCAGGCCCTGGAAACCCTGGTCTGTTACTATGGCCATGCCGGCGGTGCCATCGAATTTTTCCAAGCCTTGGGGGCGGCCCATGATCCGGGAAGACTCATGGCGTATTTTGCCTCTCATCCCGAGTGTAAAGCCCGTATTAGAGCACTTAAAACAACAATTCAAGACCGACATTTTGCAATTCGGACCGTAACTCCATTGCCGGAGGGACTTGAATCAAATCAAGACAGTCCCTGA
- a CDS encoding heavy metal-binding domain-containing protein has translation MEQLIIFIVLIMLGYFFGRMAESKHYRSIEEREQFWMTRPASTYKTVSDSTRAIQKSELVSGNVVISVDYFKRIVAGLRNLFGGEVRVYETLLDRARREALLRLHESCEDADEIINLRLETSSIYKGKRKQVGSVEVLAFGTAVYFEHN, from the coding sequence ATGGAACAACTCATAATTTTTATCGTTTTGATCATGCTGGGTTATTTTTTCGGTCGCATGGCTGAATCAAAGCACTACCGGTCCATTGAAGAACGGGAACAGTTCTGGATGACCCGGCCGGCCAGCACCTATAAAACGGTCAGCGATTCAACGCGTGCCATCCAAAAAAGCGAACTGGTTTCCGGCAATGTGGTCATTTCCGTGGATTATTTCAAACGCATTGTTGCGGGCTTACGCAATCTTTTCGGCGGAGAGGTTCGCGTGTATGAGACCCTGTTGGACCGGGCCCGGCGAGAAGCGTTGCTGCGGCTGCATGAATCCTGCGAGGATGCAGATGAAATCATTAATCTGCGCCTGGAAACCTCATCCATTTACAAAGGCAAAAGAAAACAGGTAGGATCTGTGGAGGTCCTGGCCTTTGGCACGGCTGTTTATTTTGAACACAACTGA
- a CDS encoding YbjQ family protein translates to MTNTEEIPGKKTTAFHGVVSGSTVRAKHLGRDLMASLKNIFGGELKGYTELLQESREQAIERMLSQAAQMGANAVVNVRFSTSSVTAGAAELYVYGTAVTVE, encoded by the coding sequence ATGACAAACACGGAAGAAATCCCAGGTAAAAAAACAACTGCATTTCATGGTGTGGTTTCAGGAAGTACGGTGCGGGCAAAACATTTAGGCCGGGATCTGATGGCCTCGTTAAAGAACATTTTCGGCGGCGAGCTTAAGGGGTACACCGAGCTTTTGCAGGAATCCCGGGAACAGGCCATTGAGCGGATGCTTTCCCAGGCCGCACAGATGGGCGCCAATGCCGTTGTCAATGTCCGGTTTTCAACCTCTTCCGTAACGGCAGGAGCGGCAGAACTTTACGTCTACGGTACAGCCGTTACAGTGGAGTAA